The stretch of DNA TTCTCTCTTCTCTAGAGCTCACTTTGCCCGTCCTCAACCCGCTTGATCCCGCCCTCCAGCGCCTCCACTTCATCGTGGGTCCACCCAGGTGCCGCGGAGACCTTATGAGGGGCTTTGAAGGGCAAGGGCGCCTGCTGCTGATGCCCACGGCCCTCTCGCGGCCCGCCTGGGCACGCTCAGCGCCGGCGAGATTCTGACCGGCACCGCAGCCCTCCACTTGAACCAGACTGGGCTGACCCTCCTGATCGAGGAGGTCGCCCGCGTGGCTCCGAATACGGAGCGCCTGGCGACCGACAATGGGGGAGGGGTCCTCCTCCGGGACGGTTGGCTCTCTGCCCGTGCACGGGGCAAGCTGATGTCCGCTCCTCACCTGATGCGCCTGGAGAACGACACGTCCATCTGCAATGCCACGCTCGGCATGACGCCCAGGCGACGACCCGAGGACACGCCGGAGAACCGGCCGCCTCTCATTCCCATTGAGCTCGCCGTCTATGGCCCGGAGGCCTTGCGCTTCGCGGCGCTGGAGGCTGGCCGATATCTGGTCGTCTCGGGCGCGCTGCAGCGGCGGCTCATCAGCCAGTCGCATCAGCGGCGCCCACGTATTGAGGTGGAACGGTACGAGACCTTGCACCTGGAGCGGGCCCTGATTTGAACACCCGACAGAGGACTGCCCGCCAGTGACGGCGGGCAGGTGTTCCTTCGGAGTCAGGACCGGATGGGGCCAGAAGCGAGAGGGATTACTTCAGGGCGGTGAGGAGAGCCGCGAGGCCAGTGCAGAGGGTGCCGAGGGCCGTCACAAAGACGGCGACCTCAGCCCACTTCACTGGCTTCCGCGTGCGCTTCGGTGTATCCTTACGACGGTTACTCGTAAAGATCACCTCCTTTTGAACGCACCTGGGTTGCCTCCCAGGTGCGTTTCGCACAAGTGGAATTGCACCTCTGTTCTGGCTTGTCATTCGGCCCGTTCCCCTTCGGAACCCCCTCAGTCTACCTCATCAGACTGCCGAAAGAAAGCGTCCAGGCCGTCAAATTTCGAAATAGACAGGGGTGCTTCTCCCCTCATTTCCACAAAGAAACACGGCCTCTCACGGCCGTGTCGCATTGTCACCAAGTCTGGGCTATTCCAGCGCT from Deinococcus sp. Leaf326 encodes:
- a CDS encoding single-stranded DNA-binding protein, coding for MNQTGLTLLIEEVARVAPNTERLATDNGGGVLLRDGWLSARARGKLMSAPHLMRLENDTSICNATLGMTPRRRPEDTPENRPPLIPIELAVYGPEALRFAALEAGRYLVVSGALQRRLISQSHQRRPRIEVERYETLHLERALI